In the Oryzias latipes chromosome 9, ASM223467v1 genome, one interval contains:
- the LOC101166230 gene encoding uncharacterized protein LOC101166230 — translation MAYKTRTTEPEPHEPSGVEITDIHLTVPQSLLKDPKPPRIRILKKGDAFCVVTGTFKDLEKLVEKHYLPESPQKLVEKHYPLKSPQKLVEKHYLAESPQKLVEKHYPLKSPQKLVEKHYPLKSPQKLVEKNDLPETPPVVVRLIVLEYVESKCKEKLERILGENFDLKTGPERNGTTQVMFKHLQGSAVSSWEQNFVRQRFITFYQRTASDLKRMNLDLGSRDLSELKQRFPLLLFKKTKPVTVIGPYSHVAKLDKFLHPSPRSRRGSEPVPASGRLSNSSPRQRSEEMCPICMEPMAAKDTEQLRCKHSFCKDCLKQAFSYKKVCPVCGELYGVLKGTQPDGGYMDISKDPIPLQGYEKYKTIVIKYYIPDGIQKEEHPNPGQPYQGVSRTAYLPDSPEGQAILKLLQRAFDQRLIFTIGRSTTSGRSNVVTWNDIHHKTSKHGGPSHYGYPDPAYLSRVREELKVKGIK, via the exons ATGGCCTACAAAACCAGAACCACCGAACCAGAACCACACGAACCGAGCGGGGTGGAG ATCACAGACATCCACCTCACTGTCCCACAGTCTTTGCTGAAGGACCCCAAGCCGCCAAGGATTCGTATATTGAAGAAAGGAGATGCCTTTTGTGTGGTGACGGGAACTTTTAAAGACTTGGAAAAACTTGTTGAGAAGCATTATCTTCCAGAGAGTCCGCAAAAACTTGTTGAGAAGCATTATCCTCTAAAGAGTCCGCAAAAACTTGTTGAGAAGCATTATCTTGCAGAGAGTCCGCAAAAACTTGTTGAGAAGCATTATCCTCTAAAGAGTCCGCAAAAACTTGTTGAGAAGCATTATCCTCTAAAGAGTCCGCAAAAACTTGTTGAGAAGAATGATCTTCCAGAAACTCCACCTGTGGTTGTGCGTTTGATTGTACTGGAGTACGTGGAATCTAAGTGCAAAGAAAAACTGGAGAGAATCCTGGGTGAGAATTTTGATCTGAAAACTGGGCCGGAGCGTAACGGCACCACCCAGGTGATGTTCAAACATCTCCAAGGCTCAGCTGTGAGCAGCTGGGAACAGAACTTTGTGAGACAGAGATTTATCACCTTTTACCAGAGGACAGCTTCTGATCTTAAGCGGATGAATCTGGATCTGGGCTCAAGGGATTTATCTGAGCTGAAGCAGCGCTTTCCTCTCCTGCTCTTTAAGAAGACCAAGCCGGTGACTGTGATCGGACCTTACAGTCATGTTGCCAAACTAGATAAGTTTCTGCACCCAAGTCCACGCAGCAGGAGGGGCTCAGAACCTGTCCCAGCGAGTGGCAGATTGTCTAATTCTTCCCCCAGACAACGTTCAGAGGAGATGTGTCCCATCTGCATGGAGCCGATGGCAGCCAAAGACACAGAACAGCTGCGATGCAAGCATTCCTTCTGCAAAGACTGTCTcaaacaagctttcagctataAAAAAGTTTGTCCCGTCTGTGGGGAGCTCTATGGTGTCCTAAAGGGGACACAACCTGACGGAGGTTATATGGACATCAGTAAAGATCCAATACCTTTACAGGGATATGAGAAATATAAAACTATAGTCATCAAGTACTACATCCCAGATGGCATTCAGAAG GAGGAACACCCAAACCCAGGTCAGCCGTATCAAGGTGTGTCACGGACAGCATACCTGCCAGACTCCCCCGAGGGCCAAGCCATCCTGAAGCTGCTGCAGCGGGCCTTTGACCAGAGGCTCATCTTCACCATTGGGCGCTCCACCACCAGCGGCAGGAGCAATGTGGTCACATGGAACGACATCCATCATAAGACGTCCAAGCACGGAGGACCTTCTCA CTACGGATACCCCGATCCTGCTTATCTGAGCCGAGTACGAGAAGAGCTGAAGGTCAAAGGAATCAAATGA
- the golph3 gene encoding Golgi phosphoprotein 3 → MTSLTQRGSGLVQRRTEASRSAADKERSLAEEDEHATECADARDDTGDSKEARLTLMEEVLLLGLKDREGYTSFWNDCISSGLRGCMLIELALRGRLQLEACGMRRKGLLARKVICKSDAPTGDVLLDEALKHIKDTQPAETVQSWIELLSGETWNPLKLHYQLRNVRERLAKNLVEKGVLTTEKQNFLLFDMTTHPLTNGNIKQRLIKKVQEAVLDKWVNDPNRMDKRLLALIFLAHSSDVLENAFAPLLDDQYELAMKRVRQLLELQPEGESAKPNANELLWAVIAAFTK, encoded by the exons ATGACTTCGTTGACTCAGAGAGGTTCGGGCCTCGTGCAGAGGCGGACCGAAGCTTCGCGCAGTGCCGCAGACAAAGAGCGCTCGTTGGCCGAGGAGGATGAACACGCGACCGAGTGCGCGGACGCGCGGGACGACACTGGAGACTCCAAAGAAGCCCGGCTGACCTTGATGGAGGAGGTGCTGTTGCTGGGGCTAAAGGACCGAGAG GGCTACACCTCCTTCTGGAACGACTGCATCTCGTCGGGCCTGCGGGGCTGCATGCTGATCGAGCTGGCTCTGAGGGGACGCCTCCAGTTGGAAGCCTGTGGCATGAGACGGAAAGGCCTCCTGGCCCGGAAG GTGATCTGCAAGTCCGACGCTCCGACAGGCGACGTCCTCCTGGACGAGGCCTTGAAGCACATCAAGGACACTCAGCCTGCGGAGACGGTGCAGAGCTGGATCGAGCTGCTGAGtg GAGAGACGTGGAACCCGTTGAAGCTACACTACCAGCTGAGAAACGTCCGTGAGCGTCTGGCCAAGAACCTGGTGGAGAAAGGCGTACTCACCACAGAGAAGCAGAACTTCCTGCTCTTCGACATGACCACGCACCCGCTCACCAACGGCAACATCAAGCAGCGCCTCATCAAGAAGGTCCAGGAGGCGGTTCTAGACAAGTGGGTCAATGACCCCAACCGCATGGACAAGCGCCTGCTTGCGCTTATTTTCTTGGCCCACTCGTCGGATGTTCTGGAAAACGCCTTTGCCCCGCTGCTGGACGACCAGTATGAGCTGGCCATGAAGAGGGTGAGGCAGCTGCTGGAGCTGCAGCCCGAAGGCGAGAGCGCCAAGCCCAACGCCAACGAGCTGCTCTGGGCCGTGATCGCCGCCTTCACCAAGTGA